AGACGATCATCTGCTCGTCGGGGGTCCGGCGTCGCAGCCGGCGTGACAGTCGGTCGGTCTCGTCCTCGAACTCTCCGATGAGCTCCTCGACGATGTCCTCGAGCGCCACGAGGCCGCTGACCGACCCGTACTCGTCCACCACCATCGCGATGTGCTGGCGCCCGGACCGCATGTCGAGCAGGAGATCCTCGATGGGCCGGGAGTCAGGCACCACCAGCGCCGGGCGGACCAGATGGCGGACCCCCAGGGATGCGGCCGCATCCTCGTCGAGCAGCGCGTCCTTGACCGTCAGGACCCCGACCACCTGGTCGAGGTTGCCGTTGTGAACCGGCAGGCGCGACCGGCCGGTCTGGCGGGCCAGCGCCAGCACGTCGGGACGGGGAGTGTCCACGCTGACGGAGACGATGTCGGTCCGCGGCACCATCACCGACTCCGCATCCAAACCCGACAGGTCCAGAGCTCGGGTCAGCAGATCGGTGTCCTCGCCACCGATGGTGCCGTCACGTGCGCTCTCCCGGAGCACGAGGAGCAGATCACCCGGTGCGTGAGCCACCGCCAGCTCCTCACGCGGCTCGACCCCGACGGCACGGACCACCCCGTTGGCAATGGCGTTCAGGGCGACGATGACCGGCCGGAGGATCGTGATGAACACCCGGAAGGGTCGGGACAGCAGCAGCGATGACTTCTCCGGATCGGCGATGGCCCACGACTTGGGCGCCATCTCGCCGACGACCATGTGCAGGAACACCACGATCGACAGGCCGATCCCGAACCCGAGCCCGATCGCAACCGGCTCGGGCAGCGGCGTCTGCTCAGCCAGCAGATGCTCGAAGAAGCCGGCGACCAGCGGCTCGGCGACAACCCCCAGCCCCAGGCTGGCCATCGTGATGCCGAGCTGTGCACCGGCCAGCGTGAGGGACAGCTCGCGCAGGCCCTTGACCGCCGACACCGCACGCCGGTCGCCCTCGGTGGCCAGCTGCTCCATGCGGCTGCGCCTGGCGGAGAGCAGGGCGAACTCGGCGGCCACGAAGAACCCGTTGAGCACCAGCAGCACGATCCCGACGACGATGCCGACCAAGCCCGTCACGGGGCCACCTCCCCGTGTCCGGCGTCCGCCGGCTGGCCGCCATCCTCCGCGGTGACCATGAGGCGGACGGACTGCACGGTGTGACGCTCCATCGCCAGGACGTCGAGCACCGCGCCATCCAGCTCCACGCGGTCGCCAGGCTCGGGGACCCTGCCGAGCTCAGCCATGACCAGTCCGGCCACCGTGTCGTGCTCGCCCTCCGGCAGCTCCACGCCCGTGTCGCGACGAACCTCATCGATGCGCCAGGTCCCCGGCAGCCGCCAGCTACCGTCGTCGCGTCGGACGGGCGACCGTTCGAAGGGGTCGTGCTCGTCCAGGATCTCACCGACCAGCTCCTCGACGATGTCCTCCAGGGTGATGATCCCGGCCGTGCCACCGAACTCGTCGATCACCACGGCGAGCTGCGTGTGTGAGTCGCGCAGCAGGCGCAGCACGTCGGGGAGCAGTGCCGTCTCGGGAACGGCCAACTCGTCCTCCGTGAGCGCCCCGACCGGGGTGATCGCCAGCTGATCCTCGGCGATGTCCATCAGCTCCTTGATGCTGACCACACCACGGACGTCGTCGAGGCCGTTCTCGCCGGCCACGGGGAAGCGGGTGTGACCGGTGCTGCGCGCGAGCGCCATCAGCTCGTCACAGGTGGCGTCGCCTGCGACCCACTGGATCTCCGACCGCGGCCGCATGGCCTCGTCGGCCTTGAGCTCCCGAAAGTCGATCGACCGTTGGAGCAGGCTGGCCACACCCTCATTGAGCGCGCCTGACTCGCCCGAGGTGGCGATGATGTGCTCCAGTTCCTCGATCGTGACGGCCTGGGTGAGCTCCTCTGCCGGCTCGATCCCGACCGATCGGATCAGACGGTTGGCGGCGTTGTCGAACAGGCGGATGATCGGTCCCCACAGACGCAGGTACAGCTCCTGACCCCATGCCAGGCGGCGCGAGACGTCCTCTGCTCTGGCGATGGCCAGGTTCTTGGGGCCGAGCTCACCGAAGACCATCTGCGCCGCGGTCGACAGAGCCAGTCCCGTCCCCAGTGCAGCGGCCTCCGTCGTCTCGGCGCTGGCGCCCAGGGGTTCGAAGAGCGGGGTGAGCAGTGCTTCGAACACCGGCTCGGCCACGAACCCCACCGCAAGCGACGTCA
The sequence above is a segment of the Euzebya tangerina genome. Coding sequences within it:
- a CDS encoding hemolysin family protein, with amino-acid sequence MTGLVGIVVGIVLLVLNGFFVAAEFALLSARRSRMEQLATEGDRRAVSAVKGLRELSLTLAGAQLGITMASLGLGVVAEPLVAGFFEHLLAEQTPLPEPVAIGLGFGIGLSIVVFLHMVVGEMAPKSWAIADPEKSSLLLSRPFRVFITILRPVIVALNAIANGVVRAVGVEPREELAVAHAPGDLLLVLRESARDGTIGGEDTDLLTRALDLSGLDAESVMVPRTDIVSVSVDTPRPDVLALARQTGRSRLPVHNGNLDQVVGVLTVKDALLDEDAAASLGVRHLVRPALVVPDSRPIEDLLLDMRSGRQHIAMVVDEYGSVSGLVALEDIVEELIGEFEDETDRLSRRLRRRTPDEQMIVSGSLRPHELTDRTGLTLPDGPFETLAGFIEHRTGAVGAVGQTVTHQGMVLEVSKVAGYRVEEVRIKPSGSVVSVSTSGSTGRPGGHSR
- a CDS encoding hemolysin family protein; translation: MMTALGLLLIVALIAGNAWFVAAEFALVAARRSRLEARRDAGDRKAAIALGLIERLSFALSGAQLGITVTSLAVGFVAEPVFEALLTPLFEPLGASAETTEAAALGTGLALSTAAQMVFGELGPKNLAIARAEDVSRRLAWGQELYLRLWGPIIRLFDNAANRLIRSVGIEPAEELTQAVTIEELEHIIATSGESGALNEGVASLLQRSIDFRELKADEAMRPRSEIQWVAGDATCDELMALARSTGHTRFPVAGENGLDDVRGVVSIKELMDIAEDQLAITPVGALTEDELAVPETALLPDVLRLLRDSHTQLAVVIDEFGGTAGIITLEDIVEELVGEILDEHDPFERSPVRRDDGSWRLPGTWRIDEVRRDTGVELPEGEHDTVAGLVMAELGRVPEPGDRVELDGAVLDVLAMERHTVQSVRLMVTAEDGGQPADAGHGEVAP